In Woeseia oceani, one DNA window encodes the following:
- a CDS encoding M48 family metallopeptidase → MTKTIRQSLLTTLFMALVVSACSSSPTGRKQLVLKSDAELEQEGTRQFRALQEQVPLVKNGNTIDFVACVADAIVGELEGDYADLYWELAVVDQPDVNAFVMPGGKIVVKAGILGIVENQHQLAAVLGHEVAHVTAHHSNERASRAMLAGVGIDVAAILLGGGYSNQTRGAYEALSAGASLGIMNPFNRKQETEADVVGLEYMARAGFDPRESVALWKIMNEKNKTNIPEYMSTHPSGETRIENLVAQYPKALALYNEAQAQGKNPNCDR, encoded by the coding sequence ATGACCAAGACGATCCGACAGAGCCTGTTGACCACCCTGTTTATGGCCCTGGTCGTGAGCGCCTGCAGCTCATCGCCGACCGGCCGCAAACAGCTGGTACTGAAATCCGATGCGGAGCTTGAGCAGGAAGGCACGCGCCAGTTCCGCGCATTGCAGGAGCAGGTGCCGCTGGTCAAGAACGGCAACACGATTGATTTCGTCGCTTGCGTGGCCGATGCCATTGTCGGCGAGCTCGAGGGCGACTACGCGGATTTGTACTGGGAGCTGGCGGTCGTTGATCAGCCGGACGTCAACGCCTTCGTCATGCCGGGCGGCAAGATCGTCGTCAAGGCGGGCATTCTGGGCATCGTGGAAAACCAGCATCAGCTCGCGGCTGTCCTGGGTCACGAGGTGGCGCACGTCACAGCGCATCACTCCAACGAACGCGCATCGCGGGCGATGCTGGCCGGTGTGGGCATTGATGTCGCGGCCATCCTGCTCGGCGGCGGCTACAGCAACCAGACCCGCGGTGCTTACGAGGCGCTGTCGGCCGGTGCCTCACTTGGCATCATGAACCCGTTCAACCGCAAGCAGGAAACCGAGGCTGACGTTGTCGGCCTGGAGTACATGGCTCGCGCCGGCTTTGATCCGCGCGAGAGTGTCGCCTTGTGGAAAATCATGAACGAGAAAAACAAGACGAACATTCCGGAATACATGTCCACTCACCCCTCCGGCGAGACGCGTATCGAAAACCTGGTAGCGCAGTACCCGAAAGCCCTGGCGCTGTACAACGAAGCGCAGGCACAGGGTAAGAACCCCAACTGCGACCGGTAA
- the sohB gene encoding protease SohB, protein MTAFFADYGLFLLKTVTIVAAVILIIGFAAAAGRKASKDESIEIENLNERFRNLASAVKQAVLNKTDYKADVKARKEKAKAAEKSDSKRPRTFVIDFKGDLKASAVPSLREEVSAILAVATEQDDIYVRLDNSGGVVHEHGLAASQLARIRERNITLTVAVDKVAASGGYLMACVANKIVAAPFAILGSIGVLAQLPNFNRLLDNHGVDFEQVTAGEYKRNVTMFGKNTDEDRARLKEQLEEVHELFKAAVSRYRPELDLAKVATGEYWYGTRALELGLADELATSDEQLAAMVAERDLYRVSYKVKQPLQKRLMGGVDAAFEKLDTTRWRREFESRLPR, encoded by the coding sequence ATGACTGCTTTTTTTGCCGATTACGGCCTGTTCCTGTTGAAAACCGTCACCATCGTTGCCGCCGTTATTTTGATCATCGGCTTTGCGGCGGCGGCGGGGCGCAAAGCCTCCAAAGACGAAAGCATTGAAATCGAAAACCTCAATGAGCGTTTTCGCAATCTTGCCAGTGCGGTGAAGCAAGCCGTGCTTAACAAGACCGATTACAAGGCCGACGTCAAAGCGCGCAAAGAAAAAGCCAAAGCGGCTGAGAAATCCGACAGCAAACGTCCGCGCACGTTCGTTATCGATTTCAAAGGCGATCTGAAAGCCAGCGCTGTACCGTCGTTGCGCGAAGAAGTCAGCGCGATACTCGCAGTGGCGACCGAGCAGGACGACATCTACGTACGCCTCGACAACTCCGGCGGTGTCGTGCACGAGCACGGCCTGGCCGCCTCGCAGCTGGCGCGCATTCGCGAGCGCAATATTACGCTGACGGTTGCGGTTGACAAGGTTGCTGCAAGCGGCGGTTACCTGATGGCCTGCGTTGCCAACAAGATAGTTGCGGCACCGTTTGCGATCCTCGGTTCGATTGGTGTACTGGCACAACTGCCGAACTTCAATCGCTTGCTGGACAACCACGGTGTTGATTTCGAGCAGGTCACGGCCGGTGAGTACAAACGTAACGTGACGATGTTCGGCAAGAACACCGACGAAGACCGGGCGCGCCTGAAAGAACAGCTTGAAGAAGTGCACGAACTGTTCAAGGCGGCGGTCAGCCGTTACCGGCCGGAGCTCGATCTCGCGAAAGTGGCGACCGGCGAGTACTGGTACGGAACCCGCGCCCTGGAGCTGGGGCTGGCCGACGAGCTTGCCACCAGCGACGAACAGCTGGCGGCCATGGTGGCCGAGCGTGACCTCTACCGGGTCAGCTACAAGGTCAAGCAGCCGTTGCAAAAACGCCTGATGGGTGGCGTGGACGCCGCCTTTGAAAAGCTGGACACGACCCGCTGGCGGCGCGAGTTCGAGTCCCGCCTGCCGCGCTGA
- the lipA gene encoding lipoyl synthase gives MSNETKDFRGIPIVQSGSKYRTDVGFTAIKNGMKARADAPARLTGGKPSWLKAPMPSGTGFASTRKTVRDHRLSTVCEESMCPNIGECWNAGTATIMVMGSVCTRACRFCAVDTGNPRGWLDPEEPKNTALAVQLMGLKYVVITSVDRDDLDDGGAAHYAACVRAIKELTPETAVEALTPDFDGIEAHIETVVDSGLEVFAQNVETVRRLTHPVRDARAGYEQTLRVLEHAKKYRPDVLTKTSLMLGLGERDDEIVQTMHDLRDVGVDILTLGQYLRPTPNHLPVERYVTPDEFAAYRTEGLEEGFLEVVSGPMVRSSYRAERVLEKNNVGFAACGS, from the coding sequence ATGAGTAACGAGACCAAAGATTTTCGCGGTATCCCGATCGTGCAATCGGGCAGCAAATACCGTACCGACGTCGGCTTTACGGCCATTAAGAACGGCATGAAGGCGCGGGCGGATGCCCCGGCGCGGCTCACCGGCGGCAAACCGTCGTGGCTGAAAGCGCCGATGCCGAGCGGCACGGGCTTTGCGTCCACCCGCAAAACCGTGCGCGATCACCGGCTGAGCACGGTCTGTGAAGAATCGATGTGCCCGAACATTGGCGAGTGCTGGAATGCCGGCACGGCAACCATCATGGTCATGGGCTCGGTCTGCACGCGTGCCTGCCGATTCTGCGCCGTTGATACCGGCAACCCGCGTGGCTGGCTGGACCCGGAAGAGCCGAAGAACACGGCACTGGCCGTGCAGCTCATGGGCCTGAAATACGTGGTCATTACCTCCGTTGATCGTGACGACCTCGACGACGGCGGTGCCGCGCATTACGCGGCCTGCGTGCGGGCCATCAAAGAGTTGACGCCGGAAACCGCGGTGGAAGCGTTGACGCCTGATTTTGACGGCATTGAGGCCCACATAGAAACCGTGGTTGATTCCGGCCTGGAAGTGTTCGCGCAGAATGTCGAGACCGTGCGTCGCCTGACTCACCCGGTCCGCGATGCGCGTGCCGGTTACGAGCAGACGCTGCGTGTGCTGGAGCACGCCAAGAAATACCGCCCGGACGTATTGACCAAGACCAGCCTGATGCTGGGTCTCGGTGAACGCGACGATGAAATCGTGCAGACCATGCACGATCTGCGCGACGTGGGTGTCGATATCCTGACCCTTGGCCAGTACCTGCGGCCAACGCCCAATCATCTGCCGGTCGAGCGTTACGTAACGCCCGATGAGTTCGCGGCCTACCGTACGGAAGGCCTTGAAGAAGGTTTCCTGGAAGTGGTATCCGGTCCCATGGTGCGTTCCAGCTACCGTGCCGAGCGGGTACTTGAAAAGAACAACGTCGGCTTTGCTGCCTGCGGATCCTGA
- a CDS encoding OmpA family protein, which yields MTLKFRFLHTLLLTVLLLGSASAQSPLRETFFKDADAAMAAADAANASLLSPRNYERAKKAFDDGEEGLRRGRNIEYVRDKTGEATEYFNKATEAAKLARTALAQVMKSRQDAANARAPQLASDLWEKAQREFADAIRYLERGDLQRSKRQDIEATTLYRDAELMAIKTQYLSETRQLLADADRARVGRYAPVTLGRAQQLLADAERELSENRYDTDLPRSLAQRANYEARHAFYLSEVVRQVRDKDLTVEDLILEWEDPLVAISGAADVVPNMAGGHDELQATLVEFIETLRADKQRLEQQYEESTVRLAEMEEEIRTLDERLGGATEERAALVQRLEAQARIKEQFEQVEKLFSREEARVFREGDTVILRLVGLSFDSGQSEIKQENFNLLSKVEKAIDLFPRSELTIEGHTDSHGSDELNQTLSQARAEAVQQYMINAMRIPSYRLIATGFGETNPVANNETASGRASNRRIDIVITPNLETPGS from the coding sequence ATGACCCTTAAATTTCGTTTTCTCCACACCCTGCTACTGACCGTTTTGCTGCTTGGCAGCGCCAGTGCGCAAAGCCCGCTGCGCGAAACGTTCTTCAAGGATGCCGACGCAGCCATGGCCGCCGCCGATGCGGCCAACGCCAGCCTGCTGTCACCCCGCAACTACGAGCGCGCCAAGAAAGCCTTTGATGACGGCGAGGAAGGCCTGCGCCGCGGCCGCAACATCGAGTACGTGCGCGACAAGACCGGCGAAGCCACGGAATACTTCAACAAAGCCACTGAAGCAGCCAAGCTGGCCCGCACGGCGCTGGCCCAGGTCATGAAGAGCCGTCAGGATGCCGCCAATGCACGTGCGCCTCAGCTGGCGTCGGACTTGTGGGAAAAAGCGCAGCGTGAGTTCGCTGATGCGATTCGCTACCTCGAACGCGGCGACCTGCAGCGCTCCAAGCGCCAGGACATCGAGGCAACCACCCTGTACCGCGATGCCGAACTGATGGCGATCAAGACCCAGTACTTAAGCGAAACGCGGCAACTGCTGGCTGACGCGGACCGTGCCCGGGTTGGTCGCTATGCGCCGGTCACACTGGGTCGCGCACAACAGCTGCTCGCTGACGCCGAACGCGAACTCAGCGAGAACCGCTACGACACGGACTTGCCACGCAGTCTCGCCCAGCGCGCCAACTACGAAGCACGGCATGCGTTCTACCTGTCGGAAGTGGTTCGCCAGGTTCGCGACAAGGACCTGACCGTCGAAGATCTGATTCTGGAGTGGGAAGACCCGCTGGTCGCTATTTCCGGCGCGGCAGATGTCGTTCCCAACATGGCCGGCGGTCATGACGAACTCCAGGCCACCTTGGTCGAGTTCATCGAGACGCTGCGGGCCGACAAGCAACGACTCGAACAACAGTACGAAGAAAGCACCGTACGCCTCGCGGAAATGGAAGAGGAAATCCGCACCCTGGACGAACGCCTGGGCGGCGCAACCGAGGAACGCGCAGCACTGGTGCAACGGCTCGAAGCCCAAGCGCGCATCAAGGAACAGTTCGAACAGGTCGAGAAGCTGTTCAGTCGCGAGGAAGCACGGGTATTTCGCGAAGGCGACACCGTTATTCTGCGCCTCGTGGGCCTGAGCTTTGACAGCGGTCAGTCCGAGATCAAACAGGAAAACTTCAACCTGCTGTCGAAGGTCGAAAAAGCGATTGATCTGTTCCCGCGCAGCGAGCTGACCATTGAAGGCCACACCGATTCACACGGCAGCGACGAACTGAACCAGACCCTGTCGCAGGCACGCGCAGAAGCGGTGCAGCAGTACATGATCAATGCCATGCGTATTCCGAGTTACCGGCTGATTGCCACCGGCTTTGGCGAAACCAACCCGGTAGCCAACAACGAAACGGCGTCGGGTCGTGCGAGCAACCGGCGCATCGACATTGTCATCACGCCGAACCTGGAAACACCGGGCAGCTAA
- a CDS encoding HAD family hydrolase: MPTIRAITLDLDDTLWEIAPVIARAERTLAQWLQEHYPRIGDHFDRDAVMNLRSEIIAKHADKLHDLRFLRRAVLARMADAAGYNESFVDAAFEVFDEQRNTVQLFPDVLPGLERLSQNFRVLALTNGNANLDKIGIRHLFHDVVTAAEVGAAKPDKRIFAAACKRAGVQANEILHVGDHPELDVHGARAVGMQAAWVNRVGSAWPEGMLSPDITVSTIEALADWLQPVVAERQD; the protein is encoded by the coding sequence ATGCCTACGATTCGCGCCATTACACTCGATCTCGATGACACGCTGTGGGAAATTGCGCCGGTAATAGCGCGCGCCGAACGTACGTTGGCGCAGTGGCTGCAAGAGCACTATCCGCGCATCGGCGATCACTTTGACCGTGATGCGGTGATGAACTTGCGTAGCGAAATCATCGCGAAACATGCCGACAAACTGCACGACTTGCGTTTCCTGCGCCGCGCCGTGCTTGCGCGCATGGCTGATGCAGCGGGCTACAATGAGAGTTTTGTTGATGCAGCGTTCGAGGTCTTCGACGAGCAGCGCAATACGGTGCAGTTGTTTCCCGACGTGCTGCCGGGCCTGGAGCGTTTGTCGCAGAACTTTCGCGTACTGGCATTGACCAACGGCAATGCCAATCTGGACAAGATTGGTATCCGCCACCTCTTTCATGACGTTGTGACGGCAGCTGAAGTGGGTGCTGCCAAACCCGACAAACGAATATTCGCGGCGGCCTGCAAGCGCGCCGGCGTGCAAGCCAACGAGATTCTGCACGTCGGTGATCACCCGGAGCTGGACGTTCATGGCGCACGCGCGGTCGGCATGCAGGCAGCCTGGGTCAATCGTGTCGGCAGTGCCTGGCCCGAGGGGATGCTGAGTCCGGATATCACTGTCAGTACGATCGAAGCTCTCGCCGACTGGTTGCAGCCGGTGGTTGCGGAACGGCAGGACTAG
- a CDS encoding VOC family protein — protein MKYLHTMVRVRDLDQSLDFYCNKLGLRELRRKENEQGRFTLVFLAAPGDDDAQVELTWNWDPEEYGEGRNFGHLAYEVDDIYKACQRLMDGGVTINRPPRDGYMAFVRSPDNISIELLQHGDALPAAEPWASMPNTGHW, from the coding sequence ATGAAGTATTTGCACACGATGGTTCGGGTCCGCGACCTCGATCAATCACTGGATTTTTACTGCAACAAACTCGGACTGCGCGAATTGCGCCGCAAAGAGAATGAGCAGGGGCGGTTCACACTGGTTTTTCTCGCCGCGCCCGGCGATGACGATGCACAAGTGGAACTCACCTGGAACTGGGACCCGGAAGAATACGGCGAAGGCCGCAACTTCGGGCATCTCGCCTACGAGGTCGACGACATTTACAAAGCCTGCCAACGGCTCATGGACGGCGGCGTCACCATCAACCGGCCACCGCGCGACGGTTACATGGCGTTCGTGCGTTCGCCAGACAACATTTCGATCGAGTTGCTGCAGCACGGCGACGCATTGCCCGCCGCTGAACCCTGGGCGTCAATGCCGAATACGGGTCACTGGTAG
- a CDS encoding BatD family protein, which produces MVSTVAAYGRGMARRLLQTTFALLMSAAIVPAMAAVVASVDRPEVELNESFTLKITVDTAIDVEPDVAALETDFYIGTRSHMSNTTIVNGQISRSRTWTYVLMAKREGDLVIPPVTVANERSEPLEIFVKPVTSDAPGEADIFITAEADLGEAYVQSQILYTLKVYRAVSTRQPRLSEPEISGVDVLVEMAGDERSYDAILNGKAYNVVERVYALFPQASGELNIAPVRFEARVLRDGRITGRKVFRSEPVSISVQPIPPPPATHPNAVWLPAHSVELSEDWSREPGDLPAGEPITRHITVTALGQLSTQIPVIEPESTSELKIYPDKPELSVVAVPRGILATRSEQYAMIGVNAGPIELPAVELPWWDIAASEWKIASLPARTLQIKPSAIALPQQPVAVTDEPSSEVETVYVDDPFWQRISEGLAVAWLLTLCAWWWSRRSPGAEISKEPPAMPLHKQQSRCLKAARKAATDGDSAGVQAALLEWARLEWPQNTPRSIGAIAERVTAPLSDELRAMAASRYGRDAAGFDTAALAKALRTVTVRKEALEQREDDGLPPLMPAG; this is translated from the coding sequence ATGGTAAGTACGGTTGCTGCGTATGGCAGGGGGATGGCGCGACGACTATTGCAGACAACGTTCGCGCTGTTGATGAGTGCGGCAATAGTGCCTGCAATGGCAGCTGTTGTTGCCAGCGTGGACCGGCCCGAAGTGGAGTTGAATGAATCTTTCACGTTGAAGATCACGGTCGATACCGCGATTGATGTCGAGCCCGACGTCGCTGCGCTTGAGACCGATTTTTACATCGGCACGCGCAGTCACATGAGTAACACCACCATCGTCAACGGTCAGATCAGCCGCAGTCGCACCTGGACCTATGTACTGATGGCGAAACGCGAAGGTGATCTCGTTATACCGCCCGTCACTGTCGCCAATGAGCGCAGTGAGCCGCTGGAAATTTTCGTCAAGCCCGTGACCAGCGATGCGCCCGGCGAGGCCGACATATTCATTACTGCGGAAGCCGATCTCGGCGAGGCTTACGTGCAGTCGCAGATCCTGTATACGCTCAAGGTGTATCGCGCGGTATCGACGCGACAACCCAGGTTGTCCGAGCCCGAAATCAGTGGCGTAGATGTGCTGGTCGAAATGGCCGGGGACGAGCGCAGCTATGACGCCATATTGAACGGCAAGGCTTACAACGTGGTCGAGCGTGTTTATGCGTTGTTCCCGCAGGCCAGTGGCGAGCTGAACATTGCGCCCGTGCGGTTTGAGGCGCGGGTATTGCGCGACGGCCGCATCACCGGTCGCAAAGTATTCCGCTCCGAACCCGTGAGCATCAGTGTGCAACCCATACCGCCACCGCCTGCTACACACCCGAACGCTGTCTGGTTGCCAGCGCACAGTGTCGAGCTCAGCGAAGACTGGTCGCGCGAACCGGGCGACCTGCCGGCTGGCGAACCCATCACCCGGCACATTACCGTCACCGCGTTGGGACAGTTGTCCACGCAAATCCCGGTTATCGAACCGGAATCAACAAGCGAGCTGAAAATCTATCCCGACAAACCGGAGCTCAGTGTGGTTGCCGTGCCGCGCGGCATACTTGCCACTCGCAGCGAACAGTACGCCATGATTGGCGTCAATGCCGGCCCGATTGAACTGCCAGCGGTCGAGCTGCCGTGGTGGGATATTGCGGCAAGCGAATGGAAAATCGCCAGCCTGCCAGCCCGAACCTTGCAGATTAAACCGTCGGCTATTGCGTTGCCGCAGCAACCGGTCGCTGTCACCGACGAGCCGAGCAGTGAAGTGGAGACGGTCTACGTGGATGACCCGTTCTGGCAACGCATCAGCGAGGGCCTCGCGGTCGCGTGGTTGCTGACCTTGTGCGCCTGGTGGTGGTCGCGCCGCAGCCCCGGTGCCGAGATCAGCAAGGAGCCGCCGGCCATGCCGTTGCACAAGCAGCAATCGCGCTGTCTGAAAGCGGCCCGCAAGGCGGCGACCGACGGCGACAGCGCCGGCGTACAGGCAGCACTGCTCGAATGGGCACGGCTCGAGTGGCCGCAGAACACGCCGCGCAGTATCGGTGCAATTGCTGAACGAGTGACTGCGCCGCTTAGCGATGAGTTGCGCGCGATGGCGGCCAGTCGTTATGGCCGCGACGCCGCCGGCTTTGACACCGCCGCGCTGGCCAAAGCGCTGCGCACCGTGACGGTCAGGAAAGAGGCGCTGGAACAGCGCGAGGACGACGGCCTGCCGCCGCTAATGCCGGCAGGCTAG
- a CDS encoding VWA domain-containing protein — MPAEFHFLRPDWLWALPPVVLAIALLAQRRLSAGSWQRVVDPALVPYVLSSSQRHQGVYRWWLVLLGAVLAITALAGPAWNRVDQPVFRSDQALVIALDLSRSMDAQDLTPSRLVRARLKILDILDKRSAGQTALVVYSSNAFTVTPLTTDADTVAALVNSVSTDIMPSRGSYPVAAIDKARQLLDQAGSNNGEVLLIADGGSSLAAEQAARDLLDAGYRLSVLAVGTPEGAPIPRAEGGFVTDRSGQIAVPRLEADGLQMLAQAGGGRYSVITTDDADIERLMAAPTSSSAAGDDERATDQWREEGPWLLLLLVPLAALAFRRGWVLVLVMAVLQFPQQAQALTWSDLWKTPDQQASELLAEGDAEAAAERFEHPDWEAVARYRAGQFAESAAAFSGRDGATALYNLGNSLARMSQFDSAIEAYEKSLAIDPTNEDAMYNRDLLKDIRDAQDAKNNNSQDNSGESGGEAQQSEGDSQSDQSGEQGSDGSPGEESESEDSAREREVSEDDLAAMQEELERAAQEAAEQGDETEPQDGDAEAQAAARRVQEQEQAMEQWLRRIPNDPGGLLRRKFRYQYQREGRDQDGNNVWPDDEVKPW, encoded by the coding sequence ATGCCGGCTGAGTTTCATTTCCTGCGACCGGACTGGCTGTGGGCTTTGCCGCCCGTCGTGCTGGCCATCGCCTTGCTCGCGCAGCGACGACTTTCCGCCGGTAGCTGGCAACGGGTCGTTGACCCGGCGCTGGTGCCGTACGTGCTGTCGAGCTCGCAACGGCATCAGGGCGTATACCGCTGGTGGCTGGTATTGCTGGGCGCCGTGCTGGCTATCACCGCATTGGCCGGGCCGGCCTGGAACCGCGTCGACCAACCGGTATTCCGCTCCGATCAGGCACTCGTGATCGCGCTCGACCTGTCGCGTTCGATGGACGCGCAGGACCTGACGCCGAGCCGGCTGGTGCGTGCCCGCCTCAAAATTCTCGACATCCTCGACAAGCGATCGGCCGGGCAAACCGCGCTGGTTGTCTATTCATCCAACGCCTTTACGGTCACGCCGTTAACGACTGACGCGGACACCGTTGCCGCACTCGTCAACAGTGTCAGTACCGATATCATGCCGAGTCGCGGCAGCTATCCGGTGGCAGCGATCGACAAGGCTCGGCAGTTGCTCGATCAGGCCGGCTCAAACAACGGCGAAGTGCTGTTGATTGCCGATGGCGGTTCGTCGCTGGCGGCCGAACAGGCGGCTCGCGACCTGCTGGATGCCGGCTACCGATTGTCGGTACTGGCGGTGGGTACGCCCGAAGGTGCGCCGATTCCGCGCGCCGAGGGCGGCTTCGTGACCGACCGTTCAGGGCAGATCGCCGTGCCGCGGCTGGAAGCCGATGGCCTGCAAATGCTGGCCCAGGCCGGTGGCGGTCGCTACAGCGTAATCACGACCGACGATGCCGATATCGAACGCCTGATGGCTGCGCCAACGAGCAGCAGTGCGGCGGGCGATGACGAGCGGGCGACCGATCAGTGGCGCGAAGAAGGGCCGTGGTTGCTGCTGTTGCTCGTGCCACTGGCGGCACTGGCGTTCCGCCGCGGCTGGGTTCTGGTGCTGGTGATGGCGGTGTTGCAGTTCCCGCAACAGGCACAGGCGTTGACCTGGTCCGATCTCTGGAAGACACCCGATCAACAAGCGAGTGAACTGCTTGCCGAGGGCGATGCCGAGGCGGCGGCCGAACGCTTTGAACATCCCGACTGGGAAGCCGTTGCGCGTTACCGTGCCGGGCAGTTTGCCGAAAGTGCCGCGGCATTTTCGGGGCGCGACGGTGCCACTGCGCTGTACAACCTTGGCAACTCGCTGGCACGCATGAGTCAGTTTGATTCGGCTATCGAAGCGTACGAGAAATCGCTGGCGATCGACCCGACCAATGAAGATGCCATGTACAACCGCGACCTGCTGAAGGACATCCGCGACGCACAGGACGCAAAGAACAATAACTCGCAGGATAACAGCGGCGAGTCCGGTGGCGAGGCGCAGCAATCCGAAGGCGACAGTCAGTCGGACCAGTCAGGCGAGCAGGGCAGCGATGGTTCACCGGGCGAGGAATCTGAAAGCGAAGATTCCGCGCGCGAACGTGAAGTGAGCGAAGACGACCTTGCCGCCATGCAGGAAGAACTTGAACGCGCCGCACAGGAAGCGGCGGAACAGGGTGACGAGACCGAGCCACAGGACGGTGATGCCGAGGCCCAGGCCGCTGCACGTCGGGTGCAGGAGCAGGAGCAGGCGATGGAACAGTGGCTGCGGCGCATACCGAACGATCCGGGCGGTTTGCTGCGCCGTAAATTCCGTTATCAATATCAACGCGAGGGACGCGATCAGGACGGCAACAATGTGTGGCCTGACGACGAGGTGAAACCATGGTAA
- a CDS encoding vWA domain-containing protein: protein MWSLAWPWMLLALPLPLLVRKLLPPVSGAQEAGLRVPSLSGFSVLADRSEVEQLLNWRFWLAVIAWLLLVLAAARPERIGDELDVPVSGRNLMLAVDLSGSMDAKDFELGSRKVDRLTATKAVASDFIMRREGDRIGLILFGERAYLQVPLTLDRETVNVLLMEAFIGLAGEKTAIGDAITLAVKRIHDQGDVGGDQVLILLTDGANTAGAVDPLKAAELAQQIGLRIYTIGIGAESISVPSITGGMRRVNPSADLDEETLTTIAEQTGGRYFRARDTASLQDIYRLLDEMEPVAEPEAGFRPVTALFYWPLGGAVVLAMLMALANLLAGWRVARELKRGYGAVRDAG, encoded by the coding sequence ATGTGGTCGCTTGCCTGGCCGTGGATGTTGCTCGCGCTGCCGCTGCCATTGCTGGTGCGCAAGCTCCTGCCGCCGGTGAGCGGCGCACAGGAAGCCGGATTGCGGGTCCCCAGCTTGTCCGGGTTCTCGGTACTGGCCGATCGCTCCGAGGTTGAGCAACTCCTGAACTGGCGTTTCTGGCTGGCGGTGATCGCCTGGCTGTTACTGGTACTCGCGGCGGCCAGACCGGAACGCATCGGCGATGAACTGGACGTGCCGGTGTCGGGGCGCAACCTGATGCTGGCTGTGGATCTGTCCGGCAGTATGGATGCCAAGGATTTCGAGCTCGGCAGCCGCAAGGTTGATCGCCTGACGGCCACTAAGGCCGTTGCCAGCGACTTCATCATGCGCCGCGAAGGTGATCGTATCGGACTTATCCTGTTTGGCGAGCGTGCTTATCTGCAAGTGCCGCTGACCCTGGATCGCGAGACGGTCAACGTGCTCTTGATGGAAGCGTTCATCGGTCTGGCCGGGGAGAAAACCGCCATCGGTGATGCAATCACGCTGGCCGTTAAACGCATACACGACCAGGGCGATGTAGGCGGCGATCAGGTCCTGATCCTGCTGACGGACGGTGCGAACACGGCCGGTGCCGTCGATCCGCTCAAAGCCGCCGAACTTGCGCAGCAAATCGGCTTGCGTATTTACACGATCGGTATCGGCGCCGAATCAATCTCGGTGCCGTCAATTACCGGCGGCATGCGCCGGGTTAATCCATCCGCGGACCTTGACGAAGAAACCTTAACGACGATTGCTGAACAGACCGGAGGTCGCTATTTCCGGGCTCGCGACACGGCATCGTTGCAGGATATTTATCGCTTGCTGGATGAGATGGAACCGGTGGCCGAACCTGAAGCCGGCTTCCGCCCGGTGACGGCGCTCTTTTACTGGCCACTTGGCGGTGCCGTGGTGCTTGCGATGTTGATGGCACTGGCAAACCTGCTCGCCGGGTGGCGGGTAGCAAGAGAATTGAAACGGGGCTACGGAGCAGTGCGCGATGCCGGCTGA
- a CDS encoding DUF4381 domain-containing protein, with protein MNPENLPLRDLHLPEPIGWWPLAPGWWFLIALAATGILWLLWRAWRQWQRAAVRRIALRELNRLEGNYQQDGNAVLLARQLSALTRRTMLAYAPRLDIAGLTGEAWLAFLDRGLPSPVFVAGPGRNLESLPYRAERADTAQVDVPALIAAVKQRLATPLPEERV; from the coding sequence ATGAATCCTGAGAATCTCCCGCTGCGCGACCTGCACTTGCCCGAGCCCATCGGTTGGTGGCCACTCGCACCCGGCTGGTGGTTCCTGATCGCACTGGCGGCGACCGGTATCCTCTGGCTGCTGTGGCGCGCCTGGCGACAGTGGCAACGGGCCGCTGTGCGGCGTATCGCGTTAAGAGAGCTGAACCGGCTCGAGGGAAATTATCAGCAGGACGGCAATGCCGTCCTGCTCGCGCGACAACTGTCGGCGCTGACCCGGCGCACCATGCTGGCTTATGCGCCGCGTCTCGATATTGCCGGCCTGACCGGCGAGGCATGGCTCGCGTTTCTTGACCGTGGTTTGCCGAGTCCCGTGTTCGTTGCCGGGCCCGGCCGCAACCTGGAGTCGTTGCCGTATCGCGCGGAACGTGCGGACACCGCACAGGTGGATGTCCCGGCATTGATTGCCGCCGTCAAACAACGCCTGGCGACGCCATTGCCGGAGGAACGGGTCTGA